From one Trifolium pratense cultivar HEN17-A07 linkage group LG1, ARS_RC_1.1, whole genome shotgun sequence genomic stretch:
- the LOC123887903 gene encoding replication factor A protein 1-like, with the protein MALTVDNRSMFSIIDEINSDRATWNFKAKVIRLWQVSDFNRVNVPFSVEMVLMDEDGAKIHATIKKTLIYKFKHEIIEGKVYSFENLGVASNTGAYRTTHHPYKLNFQFGSLVQRLSNCDILKSPFTFVPIADILGGCYDTDFLVDVIGFLTEIGQEREITNQNGSTTKLNVIALEADGHKLQCTLFGPYVDELNTFIGAGDLTNAVVIVQLAKAKIFQDKIHIQNCMNCSVLIFNPSCDESVALRASLNGSDENPSPLTFTQVSTESSVKPLDEFLHNTPRITLQGLKDATTESSHVVAATVKRTLNPNSYWYTSCLCGKAVVPDSKMWYCEKCNRHVSKVVPRFCVKVRVMDDTDSAIFVIFDKEASSIFNMTCADMIQNGENDVGERIVPPQIDETLIDQTWLFKVEAKPFQNPRFEQSFRVRKICTDESIIKEFKDKWDNEDAVYLKNTNEDGSLSTLLEKGKDDYVVGSSNVLCEEFENFSGDSDKGKGLIVGRTTVDVSQDLMTKFSSAVVNLGDDFDSTPLCIKPKTSIVKQISSAAVVNPKAVVDGVKTIKPDDNAKPINSAGSVNQINSAGAVKSQQSAAVLKPVGIIDQHE; encoded by the exons ATGGCTTTGACCGTTGATAATCGTAGTATGTTTTCAATCATTGATGAAATCAACTCTGATAGAGCAACTTGGAATTTTAAGGCTAAGGTCATAAGACTTTGGCAAGTGAGTGATTTTAATCGAGTTAATGTTCCTTTTTCTGTTGAAATGGTGTTAATGGATGAAGATGGTGCTAAGATTCATGCCACTATTAAAAAAACTCTGATTTACAAATTTAAACATGAGATAATCGAGGGAAAAgtttattcttttgaaaatctTGGTGTGGCATCTAATACTGGAGCTTATAGGACAACACATCATCCTTACAAACTGAACTTTCAGTTTGGCTCCTTGGTTCAGAGGCTTTCCAACTGTGATATTTTGAAGTCTCCATTTACCTTTGTTCCGATTGCTGATATTTTGGGGGGTTGTTATGACACTGATTTTTTAGTTG ATGTTATTGGTTTCTTGACTGAGATTGGGCAGGAACGTGAGATCACTAATCAGAATGGTAGTACAACGAAGCTGAATGTCATTGCATTGGAAGCTGATGG GCATAAGCTTCAATGTACACTTTTTGGTCCATatgttgatgaacttaataccTTTATTGGAGCTGGTGATCTGACAAATGCTGTGGTTATTGTTCAGCTTGCTAAGGCTAAGATCTTCCAAG ACAAGATACATATCCAGAATTGCATGAATTGTTCTGTTTTGATATTTAACCCAAGTTGTGATGAAAGTGTAGCCTTAAGGGCAAG TCTCAATGGTTCTGATGAGAATCCGTCTCCATTGACATTTACTCAAGTTAGTACAGAGTCAAGTGTAAAACCACTTGATGAGTTTCTGCACAATACTCCAAGGATTACCTTGCAAGGTCTCAAGGATGCTACAACT GAATCATCACATGTTGTTGCTGCAACTGTTAAGAGGACTTTAAATCCCAATAGTTATTGGTATACATCATGTTTGTGTGGCAAGGCTGTTGTGCCGGATTCAAAGATGTGGTATTGTGAAAAGTGTAACAGGCATGTTTCAAAGGTTGTTCCTAG GTTTTGTGTCAAGGTTAGAGTCATGGATGATACTGATTCTGCCATTTTTGTAATCTTTGACAAGGAAGCAAGTTCCATATTCAATATGACTTGTGCTGATATGATTCAAAATGGAGAAAAT GATGTTGGTGAAAGAATTGTTCCACCTCAAATTGATGAAACACTGATTGATCAAACCTGGCTTTTTAAGGTTGAAGCTAAACCTTTTCAGAATCCTAGGTTTGAGCAATCTTTCCGTGTGAGGAAGATTTGTACCGATGAGAGTATAATAAAGGAATTTAAGGACAAGTGGGATAATGAGGATGCTGTGTATCTTAAAAATACAAAT GAGGATGGATCTTTGAGTACTTTGCTGGAGAAAGGGAAAGATGATTATGTTGTTGGGTCGTCAAACGTCCTTTGTGAG GAGTTTGAAAACTTTAGTGGAGATTCTGACAAGGGAAAAGGTTTGATTGTTGGACGGACAACTGTTGACGTTTCCCAAGATTTGATGACGAAGTTTTCATCAGCTGTTGTTAATCTTGGCGATGACTTTGATAGTACTCCTCTTTGTATTAAACCAAAGACATCCATTGTGAAACAAATTTCATCTGCTGCTGTTGTCAACCCTAAGGCCGTTGTTGATGGTGTGAAGACAATTAAACCTGATGATAATGCAAAGCCAATCAACTCTGCTGGATCCGTCAATCAAATCAACTCTGCTGGAGCTGTGAAGTCTCAACAATCTGCTGCTGTTCTGAAACCAGTTGGAATCATCGACCAACATGAGTAA
- the LOC123887934 gene encoding uncharacterized protein LOC123887934 has translation MAFVVWNEWFTIHQLQRHNIFPVEDPRPVRWEKPEAGWIKCNVDAAFVGGSGVTSMSLCFRDTNEHFVAGLTQWQQPFYSILEGKSLSLLHAMKEAIHRGFERVQFESDSKLLVDVIHSRRRVWQYSSAGNLK, from the exons ATGGCGTTCGTCGTCTGGAATGAATGGTTTACTATCCACCAACTGCAGCGTCATAACATTTTTCCTGTTGAGGATCCTAGGCCGGTTCGGTGGGAGAAACCAGAAGCTGGATGGATAAAGTGTAATGTTGATGCTGCGTTTGTAGGTGGGTCCGGTGTTACTTCCATGAGTCTTTGCTTTCGTGATACCAATGAGCATTTTGTGGCTGGCTTGACTCAATGGCAGCAACCTTTTTATTCCATATTGGAAGGCAAATCATTGTCACTATTACATGCAATGAAAGAGGCTATCCATCGTGGATTTGAGCGAgtccaatttgaaagtgactcaaagttgTTGGTTGATGTCATCCATTCGAGAAGACGGG TTTGGCAATATAGTTCTGCAGGAAATTTGAAATga